The Nitrospinaceae bacterium genome window below encodes:
- a CDS encoding peptidase M48: protein MSEMKINRFFVLAFFMAFMGCAAPVVTETYRKYGLGKGGTDAAQSLQPIGVEEEKTIGGSLAIQVFDRYGGLYDNPELQRYITLVGQSLADVSDRPELDYHFAVVNSEHPNAFATPGGYVFVSVGLLRTLENEAQLAGVLGHEIAHITHRHALETLERNKKVAGFGALSVSMLGQSPDVFDKVIEQAAEIIFTYGLDKNLEYEADKMAAEYANRLGYNSGGLKSFLDILNKTQPGKDSVFLSTHPSPQDRLAELSGGASDNSKSLFAAEFKQATRGKL from the coding sequence GTGAGTGAAATGAAAATCAACCGGTTTTTTGTTTTAGCGTTCTTCATGGCATTCATGGGTTGTGCGGCCCCCGTGGTTACGGAAACCTACCGAAAGTACGGTCTGGGTAAGGGCGGAACGGACGCCGCGCAATCGTTACAGCCCATCGGTGTGGAGGAAGAAAAAACCATCGGCGGGTCGCTGGCCATTCAGGTGTTCGACCGCTATGGCGGCCTATACGACAACCCGGAACTCCAGCGCTATATCACGCTGGTCGGCCAAAGTCTGGCGGATGTTTCGGACCGCCCGGAACTGGACTACCATTTTGCGGTGGTGAATTCGGAGCACCCGAATGCGTTTGCCACGCCAGGCGGCTATGTGTTTGTCAGTGTGGGTCTTCTGAGGACCCTGGAAAACGAAGCCCAGCTTGCAGGAGTTCTGGGGCACGAAATCGCCCACATCACGCACCGGCATGCATTAGAGACACTCGAGCGCAATAAGAAGGTTGCCGGTTTCGGCGCGTTGTCGGTCAGCATGCTGGGGCAGAGCCCGGATGTGTTCGACAAAGTAATTGAGCAAGCGGCGGAGATCATCTTCACGTACGGGTTGGATAAGAACCTGGAATATGAAGCCGATAAGATGGCAGCGGAATATGCCAATCGATTGGGGTACAACTCCGGCGGGTTAAAAAGTTTTCTGGATATTCTGAATAAAACGCAACCGGGAAAAGATTCCGTGTTTCTCAGCACCCACCCTTCGCCACAGGACCGATTGGCGGAACTTTCCGGGGGCGCATCTGATAATTCGAAATCGCTGTTTGCCGCCGAGTTCAAACAAGCCACTCGGGGAAAACTTTAA
- a CDS encoding phosphoribosylaminoimidazole synthetase yields the protein MAKPESSGKSQYASSGVDSGGAESALASLLHHVLPTRKYNERYPLAADIGYFANVIDIGNGEGIAFGTDGVGTKIIVAELLGKYDTIGIDCVAMNVNDIICVGAKPVSMVDYIACSFTDEEAFDQLGKGLAQGAWQAGISISGGEISQIREIISGIDLIGACIGHVKIDRINTGKHIQPGNLIVGLASSGVHSNGLTLARKILLGENWEDQKAHVNQFEDKLSRTLGEELLEPTRIYVNPVMEMLDAGIDLKAMVHITSGGFCNLNRVERENIRFVIDPLPPVPPVFNLIQDWGEVSDAEMFEVFNMGTGFCVIVEGTQEVEDVVRICQSHNVVSHVIGQVEACHGKEVTIPSKNLVGKGQKFRATTEGDV from the coding sequence ATGGCTAAACCTGAATCCTCCGGAAAATCCCAATATGCCAGTAGCGGGGTGGATAGCGGCGGGGCGGAAAGCGCTCTTGCCAGTCTCCTGCATCATGTCCTGCCGACCCGGAAATACAACGAGCGTTATCCGCTGGCGGCGGACATCGGTTATTTCGCCAACGTCATCGATATTGGCAACGGCGAAGGCATCGCCTTTGGCACCGACGGTGTGGGAACGAAAATCATCGTCGCCGAACTATTGGGGAAATACGACACCATCGGCATCGACTGCGTCGCCATGAATGTCAACGACATCATCTGCGTTGGCGCCAAACCGGTCAGCATGGTGGACTACATCGCCTGCTCATTCACCGATGAAGAGGCATTCGATCAACTGGGAAAAGGCCTGGCGCAAGGAGCCTGGCAGGCGGGGATCAGCATCTCCGGCGGTGAGATTTCGCAGATCCGGGAAATCATCAGCGGCATCGACCTCATCGGCGCCTGCATCGGGCACGTGAAAATTGACCGGATCAACACCGGGAAACACATTCAACCGGGAAATCTGATCGTCGGTCTCGCCTCCAGCGGCGTGCACTCAAACGGACTGACCCTGGCGCGGAAGATCCTGCTTGGAGAAAACTGGGAAGACCAGAAAGCCCACGTCAACCAATTTGAAGATAAACTCAGCCGCACTCTGGGGGAAGAACTGCTCGAACCCACCCGCATCTACGTCAATCCGGTCATGGAAATGCTCGACGCCGGCATCGACTTAAAAGCGATGGTGCACATCACCAGCGGCGGATTCTGCAACCTGAACCGTGTGGAGCGGGAGAATATTCGCTTCGTCATCGATCCTTTGCCGCCGGTTCCGCCGGTGTTCAACCTGATTCAGGACTGGGGCGAGGTGAGTGACGCCGAAATGTTCGAAGTGTTCAATATGGGAACCGGGTTCTGCGTGATCGTGGAAGGGACGCAGGAAGTGGAAGACGTCGTTAGAATCTGCCAGTCTCACAACGTGGTCAGTCATGTGATCGGACAGGTGGAAGCCTGCCACGGCAAGGAGGTCACCATCCCCTCAAAAAATCTGGTGGGCAAAGGGCAGAAATTTCGGGCGACAACCGAAGGAGATGTTTGA
- the opuE gene encoding sodium:proline symporter has protein sequence METEALPFGPGALVVVGFYVLTLLAIGGLAYTKRKDESLGDFFLAGRSMGFVVLILTLYATQYSGNTFFGFSGAAYREGLGFLFSIHFMTAIVVAYLLFAPKLYRLSQEKRFITPGDFIYHRFQSRALCILVTLLMVYALCNFTLAQMKTLGTAFEGISQGRIPLWVGVVGLAGVMLIYESLGGMRSVAWTDAVQGGILLLGFGILLYLAVTEIGTLPSAVATLASNPETVHKIRSPDSEGVRRWISFILMVGLGAAIYPQAIQRIYAARNVNVLKRSLAVMAFLPLTTTMIAVLVGVLMAAHVPDLKVLVQGAGSTAVPSETVFTLLCLEVMQGSEFGYWLVVLLFAALLAAVMSTADSALLSISSMITQDIYGRFISPEANQARLTHVGRWVTWALMIPIVWIAITYEGNLIELLKLKFELLIQCVPVIYLGIHCRWLTARTVILGILVGLAVTLGLTWSGSLGLSETNHPMVWGFHSGVIGLLVNGLVCFSDYFRSSRNLPA, from the coding sequence ATGGAAACTGAAGCGCTGCCATTTGGTCCGGGAGCCCTGGTGGTCGTGGGGTTTTACGTTCTGACCTTGCTCGCCATCGGTGGTCTTGCCTATACCAAAAGAAAAGATGAAAGTCTCGGGGACTTTTTTCTCGCCGGGCGGAGCATGGGGTTTGTTGTTCTCATTTTGACCCTGTACGCCACCCAGTACAGCGGCAATACGTTTTTCGGTTTCAGCGGGGCCGCCTACCGCGAAGGATTGGGGTTCCTCTTTTCCATTCATTTCATGACCGCGATTGTGGTCGCCTACCTCTTATTTGCACCGAAATTATACCGCCTGAGTCAGGAAAAACGGTTTATCACCCCTGGGGATTTTATTTATCACCGTTTTCAGAGCCGCGCTCTTTGCATTCTGGTGACTCTGCTCATGGTTTACGCGTTGTGCAACTTCACGCTGGCGCAAATGAAGACCCTGGGCACGGCGTTTGAAGGAATTTCTCAAGGACGGATTCCTCTGTGGGTCGGGGTGGTGGGCCTGGCCGGGGTCATGCTCATTTACGAATCACTGGGAGGGATGCGCAGTGTCGCGTGGACCGATGCGGTGCAAGGAGGAATTTTATTGCTGGGGTTTGGCATTCTTCTCTATTTGGCAGTGACTGAAATCGGAACCCTGCCCTCAGCGGTTGCTACGCTGGCCTCCAATCCGGAAACCGTCCATAAAATCAGGTCTCCCGATTCGGAAGGCGTGCGCCGCTGGATCAGCTTCATTTTGATGGTGGGATTGGGGGCGGCGATCTACCCTCAGGCGATACAGCGGATTTATGCCGCCCGCAATGTCAATGTCCTGAAACGTTCCCTGGCGGTCATGGCGTTTTTACCGCTAACGACAACGATGATCGCTGTTCTGGTCGGGGTTCTCATGGCGGCGCACGTCCCCGACCTTAAGGTATTGGTTCAAGGGGCTGGGTCCACCGCGGTGCCTTCGGAAACGGTTTTCACTCTGCTGTGCCTGGAAGTCATGCAGGGGTCGGAATTTGGTTACTGGCTGGTGGTTCTGCTTTTTGCGGCTCTCTTAGCGGCGGTGATGTCGACGGCGGATTCGGCGCTTCTCAGTATCAGTTCCATGATCACCCAGGACATTTATGGACGGTTCATTTCTCCGGAAGCGAACCAGGCCCGCTTGACACATGTCGGCCGATGGGTCACCTGGGCGTTGATGATTCCCATTGTGTGGATCGCCATCACCTATGAAGGAAATTTGATCGAGCTTTTGAAGTTGAAATTTGAACTGTTGATCCAATGCGTTCCGGTCATCTACCTGGGCATCCACTGCCGCTGGCTGACAGCGCGCACGGTGATCCTCGGTATCCTCGTGGGCCTTGCGGTGACGCTCGGGCTCACCTGGTCGGGAAGCCTGGGGCTTTCAGAGACCAACCATCCCATGGTCTGGGGATTTCATTCCGGTGTGATCGGATTGCTGGTCAACGGTCTCGTCTGCTTTTCCGATTACTTTCGTTCTTCAAGAAACCTGCCCGCCTGA
- a CDS encoding transporter, producing the protein MKPATNNNRGFWVNRVGFILAASGSAIGLGNIWKFPYVTGQNGGGAFVLIYLVCIFSVGLPIMLAEFTLGRKTNLNPVGAFKTLKPKSPWIGVGYMGVLAGFLILSFYGVVGGWTLAYIVKSISQSVLEFQSPKDAGQFFGAFIANPTEVIIYHALFMGICMGIVIKGVHGGIEKACDILMPTLFVILIILMIRSLTLPGAIKGIEFYLYPDFSKISPSVILIAMGQAFFSLSLGMGAMLTYGSYLPAKENLTAATVFVVLFDTMIALLVGMVIFPAVFAMGLEPAEGPSLVFSVLPAVFSSMPFGSVVSIIFFILLAIAAVTSGISLLEVVVAYFIDQRNWSRKKAVLIVGGVIFGLGIPSGLSFGVMSDVKFMGMTFFDNVDNIASNYLLPLGGMLTALFVGWVWGTKNAEEEIEKHETIFHWAHLWGFLIRYITPVGVAAVFLAKFF; encoded by the coding sequence ATGAAACCAGCAACCAACAACAACCGCGGATTTTGGGTGAACCGGGTGGGTTTTATCCTTGCCGCATCCGGTTCCGCCATCGGTCTTGGAAACATTTGGAAGTTTCCCTACGTCACCGGCCAGAATGGCGGAGGCGCATTTGTTCTGATTTATCTCGTCTGTATTTTTTCCGTCGGCCTGCCCATCATGCTGGCCGAATTCACTCTCGGACGAAAAACCAATCTCAACCCCGTAGGCGCTTTTAAAACACTCAAACCCAAATCACCCTGGATCGGCGTCGGATACATGGGGGTTCTAGCAGGGTTTCTGATCCTCTCTTTTTACGGAGTGGTGGGTGGCTGGACCCTCGCTTACATCGTGAAGTCCATCAGTCAATCGGTTCTTGAATTTCAATCCCCTAAGGATGCGGGCCAGTTCTTCGGCGCCTTCATCGCCAATCCCACAGAAGTCATTATTTACCATGCACTGTTCATGGGCATCTGCATGGGGATCGTCATCAAGGGGGTTCACGGAGGCATCGAAAAAGCCTGCGACATTCTGATGCCGACTCTGTTTGTGATCCTCATTATTCTCATGATACGTTCCCTCACGCTTCCGGGAGCCATCAAAGGAATCGAATTTTATTTATATCCGGATTTCAGCAAAATATCTCCCTCCGTCATTCTCATCGCCATGGGCCAGGCGTTCTTTTCTCTCAGCCTGGGAATGGGCGCCATGCTGACTTATGGAAGCTATCTGCCTGCGAAGGAAAACCTGACGGCCGCAACCGTCTTTGTGGTTCTTTTCGACACCATGATTGCCCTCCTGGTCGGGATGGTCATCTTTCCCGCCGTCTTTGCGATGGGGCTGGAACCGGCGGAAGGACCGAGCCTGGTGTTCAGCGTCTTGCCAGCGGTTTTTTCCAGCATGCCGTTTGGCTCCGTGGTCTCCATCATCTTTTTTATTCTACTGGCCATTGCCGCCGTCACCTCGGGAATTTCCCTGCTCGAAGTGGTCGTCGCCTATTTTATCGACCAACGCAACTGGTCAAGAAAAAAAGCCGTGCTGATTGTCGGCGGGGTGATTTTTGGTTTAGGAATTCCCTCCGGGCTGTCCTTCGGGGTGATGAGCGACGTCAAATTCATGGGAATGACCTTCTTCGATAATGTGGACAACATCGCCTCGAATTACCTGCTACCGTTAGGGGGAATGTTGACCGCTCTATTCGTCGGCTGGGTGTGGGGCACAAAAAACGCTGAGGAAGAAATCGAAAAACACGAAACCATATTTCACTGGGCCCACCTGTGGGGATTCCTGATCCGCTACATCACCCCGGTGGGAGTGGCGGCTGTTTTTCTCGCCAAATTCTTCTAA
- a CDS encoding glutamate dehydrogenase: MNLPPDREVSFKESVNLTFDLARATLDIPDGMAQYIRNVSNVYQVRFPVKINGEVETFIGWRAVHSDHKLPAKGGIRFSPLVDQNEVEALAALMSYKCALVDVPFGGSKGGLLIDTTKYDREHMEKITRRFAFELIQKDYIGSGTNVPAPDMGTGQREMAWIVSTYISHCPGDINHLACVTGKPVSMGGIQGRVEATGRGVVFGLREFFRNPEDSKRAGLSGTLEGKKIIVQGLGNVGYYTAKILQEEDGAKIIGALEYDGGVMDPNGLDVEHVYRYKVANKGLRGYSEAPFFEDSKALLEEECDILIPAAMEGVINQENAPRIKAKMIAEAANGPVTFAAEAILHERGVVNIPDVYLNAGGVIVSYFEWIKNLSHIRFGRIQRRYEEGKSALMVQAIEGSGHQVPRALTEQILQGSEEIDLVRSGLDDTMRKAWQAIRERYWSHDGIESYRVAAMSLAIEKIYTSYRTMGVYP; the protein is encoded by the coding sequence ATGAATTTACCACCGGACCGGGAGGTCAGTTTTAAAGAAAGTGTCAATCTGACTTTCGATTTAGCTCGCGCGACACTGGATATTCCTGATGGGATGGCTCAATACATTAGAAATGTGAGTAATGTTTATCAGGTGCGGTTTCCGGTCAAGATCAACGGCGAGGTCGAAACTTTTATCGGCTGGCGGGCGGTGCACAGCGATCACAAACTCCCCGCCAAGGGAGGCATCCGTTTTTCACCGCTGGTGGATCAAAACGAAGTGGAAGCGCTGGCGGCCTTGATGTCCTATAAATGCGCTTTGGTGGATGTTCCCTTCGGAGGGTCCAAAGGCGGGTTGCTCATCGACACGACAAAATACGACCGCGAACACATGGAAAAAATCACCCGGCGGTTTGCTTTTGAATTGATTCAAAAAGATTATATCGGATCGGGAACCAATGTCCCCGCCCCGGATATGGGAACCGGGCAAAGAGAGATGGCGTGGATCGTCAGCACCTACATATCTCACTGCCCTGGAGATATCAACCACCTGGCCTGCGTGACCGGAAAGCCTGTCTCTATGGGAGGGATTCAGGGACGTGTGGAGGCGACAGGACGCGGGGTGGTTTTTGGTTTGCGGGAATTTTTTAGAAACCCGGAAGATTCGAAACGGGCCGGATTGTCGGGAACGCTGGAAGGTAAAAAAATAATCGTTCAGGGGCTGGGCAATGTCGGTTATTACACGGCAAAGATTCTTCAGGAAGAAGACGGCGCGAAGATCATCGGCGCCCTGGAATACGATGGCGGGGTGATGGACCCCAACGGTCTGGATGTCGAGCATGTGTACCGCTATAAGGTGGCGAACAAGGGCCTTAGAGGATATTCTGAGGCGCCCTTTTTTGAAGATAGCAAAGCGCTTTTGGAAGAGGAATGTGACATTCTGATTCCCGCTGCGATGGAGGGGGTCATTAATCAGGAAAACGCTCCCAGAATCAAAGCGAAAATGATCGCCGAGGCGGCGAACGGGCCGGTCACGTTTGCGGCGGAAGCCATCCTGCATGAAAGGGGCGTGGTCAACATTCCCGACGTCTATCTCAATGCTGGAGGCGTTATCGTCTCTTATTTTGAATGGATAAAAAATCTGTCCCATATTCGTTTCGGCAGAATTCAAAGGCGCTATGAAGAAGGGAAGAGCGCCTTGATGGTTCAGGCCATCGAGGGTTCCGGCCATCAGGTGCCCAGAGCTCTGACCGAGCAGATCCTACAGGGGTCAGAGGAAATCGATCTCGTGCGATCCGGCCTCGACGACACCATGCGTAAAGCCTGGCAGGCCATCCGTGAGCGTTACTGGAGCCACGACGGCATCGAAAGTTACCGGGTCGCCGCCATGTCTTTGGCCATCGAAAAAATTTACACAAGCTACCGCACGATGGGGGTTTACCCTTAA
- the uvrC gene encoding UvrABC system protein C: protein MQKHLTEILEKIPRLPGIYIMKDGKDGILYIGKAKSLQTRVRSYFQNARALPPRTRVFLDKVRDIKFLITKTEAEALILESNFIKKHQPRYNVLLKDDKHYPYLRLTTQELFPKLEVVRKVKKDGATYFGPYTMVKEVRETIRLIYKIFPLRQSKDRLDGNPQRRPCLNYQMGRCHAPCAGYISPEEYSQVVHDVVMFLKGKNSELIDRLKTKMQQASQELRYEEAGVLRDKIAAVMTVLDKQKIISTSLEDQDVIGYCKEHGFAMVQVLVIRGGKMVGEKIYKMKSLNELEENETLSSFIKQYYAEEVMLPKEILLPHSIEETDLVSAWLSERKKTRVLLETPVRGKKRDLVRMAEENARFAMRTELDKGETATRMLEELQEALSLKNFPEVIEGFDISNISGTHSVGSMVAFKSGQADKASYRRYKIGEVEGIDDYAMMREVLGRRYKRLVEEGKELPSLVLIDGGRGHLNTAEQALKEAGVLGKVDLACIAKGKQRNNLNTDEVLLLNRKSSVLFKENSPSRFLLQRVRDEAHRFAITYHRKLRGKRSLASPLESVPGIGKKRRLQLLKRFGSLENIRTASLEELKEQPGITEALAQKISTHLRESLS from the coding sequence ATGCAAAAACACCTCACTGAAATTTTGGAGAAAATTCCCAGGCTTCCGGGAATTTACATCATGAAGGACGGGAAAGACGGCATCCTTTACATCGGTAAGGCCAAATCCCTGCAAACCCGGGTGCGGTCCTATTTTCAGAATGCGAGAGCGCTTCCTCCGAGAACGCGGGTTTTCCTGGACAAGGTGAGGGATATCAAATTCCTGATCACAAAGACGGAAGCCGAAGCGTTGATTCTGGAAAGCAACTTCATCAAGAAGCACCAGCCCCGTTACAACGTTCTTTTAAAAGACGACAAACACTACCCCTACCTTCGCCTGACAACACAGGAACTGTTCCCCAAACTGGAAGTGGTGCGGAAAGTGAAAAAGGACGGTGCGACTTATTTCGGCCCCTACACCATGGTCAAGGAGGTGCGGGAAACCATTCGTCTGATTTACAAAATCTTTCCCTTAAGACAAAGCAAGGACAGGCTGGACGGCAACCCGCAGAGGCGGCCCTGCCTCAATTACCAGATGGGCCGGTGCCACGCCCCATGCGCGGGGTATATTTCTCCTGAGGAATACTCGCAGGTGGTCCATGATGTCGTCATGTTCCTGAAGGGCAAGAACTCGGAATTGATCGATCGTCTCAAAACCAAAATGCAGCAGGCCTCTCAAGAGTTGCGCTACGAAGAGGCCGGTGTCTTGCGCGACAAGATCGCCGCGGTCATGACGGTGCTCGACAAACAGAAAATCATTTCCACCTCGCTGGAGGATCAGGACGTGATCGGGTATTGCAAGGAACATGGATTTGCCATGGTTCAGGTGCTTGTCATACGAGGCGGAAAAATGGTCGGGGAAAAAATCTATAAAATGAAAAGTCTGAACGAATTGGAAGAGAACGAAACCTTGTCCTCGTTTATCAAGCAATATTATGCCGAGGAAGTGATGCTGCCAAAGGAAATTCTTCTTCCGCATTCGATCGAAGAAACGGATCTGGTGTCCGCCTGGTTGTCGGAAAGAAAAAAAACCAGGGTTTTACTGGAAACGCCGGTGCGCGGCAAAAAACGCGACCTGGTGCGGATGGCGGAGGAAAATGCGCGTTTTGCCATGCGCACGGAACTGGATAAGGGGGAGACGGCCACCCGCATGCTGGAAGAGTTGCAGGAGGCGTTGAGTCTGAAAAATTTCCCGGAAGTGATCGAGGGGTTTGATATTTCAAATATTTCAGGAACCCATTCCGTGGGGTCGATGGTGGCGTTTAAGAGCGGTCAGGCCGACAAGGCTTCCTACCGCCGCTACAAAATCGGGGAGGTTGAAGGCATCGACGACTACGCCATGATGCGCGAGGTGCTGGGGCGAAGGTACAAACGACTCGTCGAGGAGGGCAAGGAACTTCCCAGTCTGGTGTTGATAGACGGAGGACGGGGGCATTTGAATACCGCAGAGCAAGCGCTTAAGGAGGCGGGGGTTTTAGGCAAGGTGGATCTGGCCTGCATCGCCAAGGGAAAGCAACGCAACAACCTCAATACCGACGAAGTCCTGCTACTCAATCGCAAGTCCTCCGTTTTGTTCAAGGAAAATTCTCCTTCGCGGTTTTTACTTCAAAGAGTCCGCGACGAGGCGCACCGCTTTGCGATCACCTACCATCGAAAACTGAGGGGCAAACGTTCCCTCGCTTCGCCGCTTGAGTCGGTGCCGGGAATTGGTAAAAAACGCCGGTTGCAACTCCTGAAAAGGTTCGGCAGTCTGGAAAATATTCGCACGGCTTCTCTGGAGGAGCTTAAAGAACAACCTGGAATCACTGAGGCGTTAGCGCAGAAAATTTCAACCCACCTCAGAGAATCCCTTTCGTGA